Sequence from the bacterium genome:
CACGCGCCAAGTCCAAGCCTGGCAAGACGATCGCAACCGAACGACGAAGGGCGTCGACTGGCAATTCACGACCCAACAAGCCCGCGTGAAACTGCGACGACTCTACCCCCAGCTTTTGGTGTGACAAGGGACTAGGGCCGGCGATGCCACCAAGCTTCACATAGCCGAGATCGCTTCCGCAGATGCCGCAGGCTGCGACCCTGAGAACGGCGTCGCGGGGTCCGGGAGGCTGCGGCTCGACCTCGTCGAGCCGAACGTCATCCGGGCCATGAATCTGGATCTGTTTCACCGGGGCGCCTCCGAGCGCCCCAGGGTAGAGCAGTCCTTGCGGTGGGCCTACGGGCTGACGACCCGCGGCTTTCCCGGAGTGCCGAGCGGGGTCGGGTTCGGCGGCGGCGGTGTCTGGGGTGCGGCCCGGAAGCGCTCATTCGAAAGCGAACTCGTCAGGCCGTTCGTGCCACGGGCAGAGATCGCAATGTAGACATCGGCGCCATCCAGCACGTTCAAATTGAAGACGAATGCGCCGTTCTGGACCGCCGGAGTACCGGCGTCGATCTGTTGGCTATAGGTGCCCGACGCCGTGCCCACGTGCACGGTGAAGCCCGCCACGGCCGCAGGGTTGCCATGCTGCCAGCGCAGCTGCTCTGTTCGCGCTTGTGCGCCCGCGGCCGCGCCGAGAACGCAGGCGATCGCGAAGACCGCGAGGCCGAATCCCAGACGCCGCTCCCGCAGTCGATCGTGCATCGTCGTACCCTTCATCACGGCGCCAGGACCTGCCACTCGGGGGCGGGTCCGCCATCGGCGGCTTTCCATTGCGTAGCCCAGCGTATTCGGCGCCTGCGCTTCCGGTTCTTTTTCTTCGTCCGGATCGAGACCCTACGTCGCTCGATTTCCGCGCCCCAGGTCTTTCCGGCGACCTGGATCGCAATATCGCCCACGCCATCCCCATCGACATCCGACAATCCGCCGATCTGGTACGCCGAGTAGCTCGAAGCCACGACCGAAGACTCCGGGGTCTGCATGCCATTCGAGAACCAGACGACGACGTAGTGAACGGTTCGCTTGCCTCGACGCCTCGCCTTCTTCTTGGCTCGACGATCCATGCTCCACACGAGATCGTCCCGGCCGTCCGCGTCGAGATCGACCACTGAAGAGATCCGGTCGCCCGCACGGACCGAAGGAAGGGTCACGATCGCCCTGGGCTTGTCGCGGTTCATCTTCCACCACTCGAGGGCTCCGCCATTTTGCCAGATCAAGTCGGTATGCCCGTCGCCGTCGAGATCGCCGCTGCCGGCCAACTTGGAACCCGCCGGAGCGGCATCGATCGCCTTCGTCGCGCCGACTGCGGCTTGCCGATTGAGCATCCAGAGAACGTTGGCTCCGCTCTCGCGGGTCCAGAGGATATCGGTCACGTCATCGTCGTTGAGGTCTGCGCAGCCAGCGATGTGCCAGACCGACGAAGGCGTCGGCAACGTCTGGACGGAGGCCCGCGTGCCGCGCAACCTCCACACCTCGCTCTGGCGGTACTGGGCGTCGTGCCAGAGGACGTCGGCCTGCCCGTCGCCATCGAAATCAGCAACCTCGATGGGCACCAGGCTGTCGTCGTCCTGGCGTCCAATCGTCTTGGTGCGGATCAGTCGGCCCCGGTCCATGAGTGAAACGATCAGGTCACCCGAGTTGGGCTCGAAGAACAACAGGTCGGCGCTGCCATTCCCATCCATGTCGATGCTGCCGAGTTCTTTGTTCGGATTGCCGCCGCCGGAGTCGCCTCCACCGCCGGAGCTACCTCCACCGCCGGAGCTTCCGCCACCGCCACCGGAGTTTCCGCCACCGCCACCGGAGTTTCCACCTCCACCACCAGAAGGAGGCGGCGCTGCGAGGAACTGGACGGCTTCCGAAATCGGGGAGAGGGGGCCCTGCTTACCCTGGGCGTCGAGAGCGGCAACCCGAATGCGCACCGTGTTGCCCGCCTGGCCCTGCACCATGGCCGTCGTGCCACTCACGATCTGGTCCGGGGTGGAGGAGTAGGCACCGCCGTTGCGGGATTCGAAGACCGCGTACTGGACGACCGGGCCTGAGGCGGACGACCAGGCCAACCTGGCGTTGGTCTGCCCAATCACCTGCTTTGCGTTCGTCGGAAGCGCGACGAAGAGAGCCGCGAACACGAATGCGCTTAGAAATGCCGGTCGGAGCATATTGCCCCCCCAAAAGAGCCATGGGAGGGTTCGGAAGCACTTCCAATCGAGGGTGTGACTGTGGTCACGTACCCCCGACGGAATCTGAGAATTCGATCAGCACCCCCAGGAAAAGCCTCGAGCCTTGGCCTGGCTTTGAGCCGTCCTGCGCATGGGCTGCGTCCCCCGCGCGTCGCGTCCTGCTCGGCCAGTTGCTACTATGCGACGCCCTCCGAGCTTCCCTCCGGGAATGACCTCGTCGAGGCTGAGTAGGAGTACGTAGACCACGTGTCACGCGATGATCTGATCCAGGTAACCGGAAACGTCGACAAGATTCTTGGCGGCGGCCGCTACCAGATCTCCTTGGACGCTGGACAGACGGTCACCGCCCAGCTGTCTGGCCGGATGCGTCGCTTTCGGATCCGAGTGATCCCGGGCGATCGCGTGCAGGTCGGGCTTTCGCCCTACGATCCGACCCACGGATTCATCACCTTCCGCCTCCGTGAAGGCGAGCAGCCTCCGGGCACCTAGCCCTCGGGATGGGAGTTCCGAGCGGCCTCCTGCGGGCATGGCTCTACGCCGCCCAGGCCTCGGATCTGGCCCGGCTGCGCTGGCACCACGCGCGCCATTCAGGGCTCTCGGTCCATCCGACCGCGAGTAGTGCCTTCGCGACGGCGAGGTTTCAACTGGCGCCTGGCGCCCGTTTGACGATCGGCGCTGGCGCTGCAACCGAACGACGGCCCGGCTGGCTCAACTTCCTCGTCCATGAGGGCGGTGAGATCATCGTGGAAGAGGGCGCCTGGCTGCGCACGGAAGTCGCTCCGGTCACTCTGGTGGCGTATCCAGGCGGGCGGTTGGTGCTCGGGCCCGAATCCTTCGTGAACGGCGCCCATCTGAGTGCCAAGACCGAGGTGCGCCTCGGACGAAAAGCCCAGATCGGTCCGAACAGCAAGGTCTACGACGCGGATCAACACGATCTCGACGATGCGCGGCCCGAGGGCCGAGCGCCGGTCATGGTGGGTGAGTATGCCTGGGTCGCGTCGGACGTGACGGTGATGAAGGGAGTCGCCATCGGCGCTCACGCCATCATCGGCGCGCGGTCGGTCGTCAATCGGGACGTGCCTCCCCACGAATTCTGGGCCGGCACCCCGGCGCGGCAGCTGGGTGCGGTGGGGGACCGCAGCCAGGCCCGGTAACGTCGGGTCATGGCGCTGAAGATCGCGTATTTCGGGCAAGCTCCTTTCGGGCGCGACGTGCTGGTGCGGCTGCTCGAGGCGGGGCATGAGATCGTCGGGGTGTACGCGCCGCGGGAGGGAAAGCGCCCCGACCCGCTGGCAGAGGAGGCCCTGAGCCGCGGCCTGCGATTGTTCCGCTATGGCGCGATGCGCCGCAAGGGCGAGCCGATCGCCGAGCGCGTCGCCGAACACGCGGCATTGGGGGCCGACCTGAATGTGCTCGCGTTCGTGACGATGATCCTGCCGGAGGCGGTGGTCGAGGCCCCGCTGCATGGCTCTCTGTGTTTTCATCCGTCGCTGCTTCCGCGTTTCCGGGGCGGGAACGCACTGGCCTGGCAGATCATCGAGGGCGAGAGCGAGGCCGGTGTGACGGTGTTTCGGTCGGACGCGGGGGTCGATACGGGCCCGATCGTCGTACAGAAGGGGGGCGTGGCGATCGAAAGGCATCACACCGCGGCCAGTTTGTATTTCGAGCAGCTCTACGAGCTGGGCGTCCTGGCCATGGTCGAGGCCGTCGATCTCGTCGACAGCGGCAAGGCCGAGTACCGACCTCAGGACGAGAGCCTCGCCAGTTTCCAGGGGCTCCTCGATGACGACGTTGCGGCGATCGATTGGGGCCGTTCCGCCACCGAGCTGGATTGCTTGATGCGTGGCTGCGATCCGGCTCCGGGCGCGCATACCACGCTGGCCGGCGAAGAAATCCGCTTGTTCGGTGTGACCGCAACGGTAGGCAGTGGCACGCCCGGGGAGATCGTCGGCCACGACGACGGTGCAGCCCTGGTCGCGGCTACGGGCGGCGCGTTGCGGGTGGAACGCGTTCGTTTGGCCGGCAAGGGCAAGCAGCCCGCCGCCGAAGTGCTGGAGATCGGTGCCCGACTCGGCTGAGTTGCCGGATGAGGTCGCCGGCCTGCTTCGCGCGGGGGGGGTGGACGAACTGGGCGTCGTTTCCCGCAACGTCTTCGATGCGGCGGCACCGGCAAGCCTTCGCTGCCACGAACAGCTTCCGGAAGCGACCTGCGCTCTGGTCGTCGGAGCCGGGCGAGAACTCTTCCAGGCGGTGAGCCTCGACGCGCACCCGCACCCGCTCGATCGTCATACGGAGGCGGTGGTCGAACAGGCCGTGCGTGCTCTCGAAGAGGCGGGTCATCGGGCTCGCCCGATCTTCTCCCACCTGTCCGGCGATGACGGCTACGTCGATCTCGTGGCCCTTGGCCGCGCTGCCGGCCTCGGCTGGCCAAGCCGGCTCGGGCTGCTCCTTCACCCTCGCCGAGGGCCATGGTGGAGCCTGCGCGGCATCATCCTGACGACGCTCCCGCTGCTTCCGGGCGCCCCGTTGCCCGGTTCCGGCCCCTGCAGCGGTTGCCCCGCACCCTGCACCGAAGCCTGCCCGGCCGCCGCACCGCAGGCCGAGGGCTTCTCCATCCAGCGTTGCGCAGGCACCCGCCAAGCCCCCGAACCCTGCGGCTCCACCTGTCACGCCCGCCGAGCCTGCCCCATCGGGAAGATCCAGGCTTACCCCCGCGAAGCCGAAGCCCACGTCATGGCGGCGTCCCGCAACGCCCTCCTCGAACGGTCCAACCCAACAACCGGCGAGAACAGGATCCCCCGCGGGGGATGACGCACTGCGTCCACTTGCGTCGAGAGCAAAAGGGATTATTTTCCGCGACTTCTCACGGGGTGGCTGCGCTCGACCGATCAAGCAGCCGGGCTTCGGGACGCCTCGGCGCCTGCACCCGCCAGTCCCTCCCTGGAAGTTCTAGATGATGCCCGACTGGAGGCGTTCCATCGTGATGGAGCGCTGCCGGCTGGGCCGGCTCCATTCGTAAACCTGTTCACCCATCGCAGGGTGCCTCGCGAAGAGGCCCAGCGAACCTTCGGCGGACCTGGCCATGATCACCGACCTCGAAAAGATCCGGAATATCGGCATCAGTGCCCACATCGATTCCGGCAAGACCACGCTCACCGAGCGGATCCTCTTCTACACGAACCGGATCCACCGCATCGCAGAGGTGCGCGGCAAGGATGGCGTGGGCGCGACGATGGATCACATGGAGCTCGAGAAGGAGCGCGGCATCACGATCACGTCCGCCGCGACCCATACCGAGTGGAACGATCACCACGTCAACATCATCGATACACCGGGCCACGTGGACTTCACCATCGAAGTCGAGCGTTCGCTGCGGGTGCTCGATGGTGCGGTGCTGATCCTCTGCGGTGTTGCCGGTGTGCAGAGCCAGTCGATGACCGTCGACCGGCAGATGAAGCGCTACAAGGTTCCGCGCATCGCCTTCATCAACAAGCTCGACCGATCCGGGGCGAACCCGCGCAAGGTCGTCGACGGACTTCGCGAGAAGCTGCGCCACAACGCGGTGCTGATGCAGCTGCCCATCGGCCTCGAGAACGATTTTGGTGGCGTCATCGATCTGATCACCATGAAAGCGATGCGCTTTCACGGTGACAATGGCGAAGACGTGGTGCTCGAAGACATCCCCGCCGACATGCAAGGGGAGGCCGAGGTGGCCCGCGAGGAGATGCTCGACGCGGTCTCCATGTTTTCCGACGAGTTGATGGAGGCGATCCTCGAAGAGAAGGTCACGGAAGAGCTGATCCACGAGGCCGTCCGCAACGGCGTGCTCGCCCTCGATCTCACCCCCGTGTATCTGGGCTCTGCCTACAAGAACAAGGGTGTCCAGCCGCTGCTCGATGCCGTCACGGCCTACCTGCCGAGCCCCCTCGAGGTGGAGAACACCGGGGTCGACCTCTCGAATGACGAACAATCGATCGTCATCGACAGCGAGCCCGGCAAGCCGCTCGTTTCCCTCGCGTT
This genomic interval carries:
- a CDS encoding methionyl-tRNA formyltransferase, translating into MALKIAYFGQAPFGRDVLVRLLEAGHEIVGVYAPREGKRPDPLAEEALSRGLRLFRYGAMRRKGEPIAERVAEHAALGADLNVLAFVTMILPEAVVEAPLHGSLCFHPSLLPRFRGGNALAWQIIEGESEAGVTVFRSDAGVDTGPIVVQKGGVAIERHHTAASLYFEQLYELGVLAMVEAVDLVDSGKAEYRPQDESLASFQGLLDDDVAAIDWGRSATELDCLMRGCDPAPGAHTTLAGEEIRLFGVTATVGSGTPGEIVGHDDGAALVAATGGALRVERVRLAGKGKQPAAEVLEIGARLG
- a CDS encoding VCBS repeat-containing protein encodes the protein MLRPAFLSAFVFAALFVALPTNAKQVIGQTNARLAWSSASGPVVQYAVFESRNGGAYSSTPDQIVSGTTAMVQGQAGNTVRIRVAALDAQGKQGPLSPISEAVQFLAAPPPSGGGGGNSGGGGGNSGGGGGSSGGGGSSGGGGDSGGGNPNKELGSIDMDGNGSADLLFFEPNSGDLIVSLMDRGRLIRTKTIGRQDDDSLVPIEVADFDGDGQADVLWHDAQYRQSEVWRLRGTRASVQTLPTPSSVWHIAGCADLNDDDVTDILWTRESGANVLWMLNRQAAVGATKAIDAAPAGSKLAGSGDLDGDGHTDLIWQNGGALEWWKMNRDKPRAIVTLPSVRAGDRISSVVDLDADGRDDLVWSMDRRAKKKARRRGKRTVHYVVVWFSNGMQTPESSVVASSYSAYQIGGLSDVDGDGVGDIAIQVAGKTWGAEIERRRVSIRTKKKNRKRRRRIRWATQWKAADGGPAPEWQVLAP
- the infA gene encoding translation initiation factor IF-1, with the protein product MSRDDLIQVTGNVDKILGGGRYQISLDAGQTVTAQLSGRMRRFRIRVIPGDRVQVGLSPYDPTHGFITFRLREGEQPPGT
- a CDS encoding acyltransferase — encoded protein: MGVPSGLLRAWLYAAQASDLARLRWHHARHSGLSVHPTASSAFATARFQLAPGARLTIGAGAATERRPGWLNFLVHEGGEIIVEEGAWLRTEVAPVTLVAYPGGRLVLGPESFVNGAHLSAKTEVRLGRKAQIGPNSKVYDADQHDLDDARPEGRAPVMVGEYAWVASDVTVMKGVAIGAHAIIGARSVVNRDVPPHEFWAGTPARQLGAVGDRSQAR